One Natronorubrum halophilum genomic window, GCGCTCGATCCTTGTACGCGTCGTAGTCCTCGAGTCGGGCGACGGACTCGTAGCGCCCGTCGTTGAACCCCAGGGCGTTGCGCTCGACGCTGTCCCCCTCCGTCGCCATGACGTGCCGGATTCGGTCGGCCTTCTGGGATCGCTTACTCGCCATTGTCTTCCAGAACAATCGCGTGCGTCTCTCGCGGCCCGTGAACGCCGTAGACGAGTGCGCCCATGTCGGCGGTCGCGCTCGGGCCAGTAGCGAGCACGGCGTCGTCGCGTCCGTCGCGGAACCGGTCGCCAAGCCGTTCGAACGCCGCGGCCATGTCGGGGACGAGGTCCCGCTCGCGAACGACGATCACGTGGCGGTCGGGAAAGAGGCCGGCGAGTTCGGCACCGGCCGGCGTCGACTCGAGGACGACCGAGCCGTAGTCGGCGACGCCGAGCGCGGCGGCCGTCACGCCGCAGGTCGCCTCGCGAAGCTGATCCGGCGTCGGCTCGAGGGTAACGTCGGTTCCCTCGAGGGTGACCTCCTCGAAGGGGAGCGACGCGCCGACGGCGGGGTGGTCGATGACGCCGGCGAGCGTTTCTTGGAACGCCGCCGGTGTCGTCCGGGTGACGTCCGTCCGGACGGTTTCGAGGTTCGTTTCGAACGTGTCTAGCTGTGTCGCCATTCTTGTACGTGACTAACGGATGCCACGGATTTGGGTCTTGTCATTGACCAGCACGTCCGCGCGAAGGTGTGGGTGTGCCGTGGACGCGAACCCCGTCGTCTCGCGGCGGACCTCCTTCCGCCGAACTGAACGGGTCCGAACCGGGCATACCGATTTCGGTCGTCGGAGGAAGGTGAGTAGAAATCGCCGTCACAGCGGCGGCACGTTACCGACCGTCGAATGCTCGCTGTCGCCCTCGATCGGAATCGTCGCGTCGGTGAGGTCGTTGGTCGCGAATAGCCGGTCGTCGGCACTGCCGCTCGTCGAGAGGAAGCGTTCGGTTCCGGGTGCCGCCCGACAGTTTCGGATCGTACTCCTCGTCGTCCCCTCGAGGACGATGGCCGCCGGGCCCGCCGCGTCGGCCTCGTCTCCGTTCGTCTCGTCGCCGTCGCCGGACTCGGGCGAACCCAACTGCGCCTGTCGACCGGTAACCCCGTCGATCACCAGTTCGTCCACATCGACACAGCGAACGCCGTGTGCGAAGTACGCGGGCACGTCGTCCGCCCACTCGAGGGTTACATCGCACAGTTCGACGTCGGTGACGCGCTCGAAGTGGATCCCCGAAATCGCGTCCTCGTAGATCGGAGCCATCACAGCGGTCGGTTGCAGGTCGACGTTTCCGCCGACGGCGGCGGCGTGACGGCTCCCGTCGATGGACAGCGAGATCGAGTCGAGACGGATTCGTTCGAGGGTCGAATCGGCGTGACCGTAGACGAGCGCTCCGTTCTCCGCGTCGGCGGCGATATTCGTGAATCGGATGTTTCTGACCGCGCCGAGGTCGGTGTCCTCGTCGCGCGGGACCGAGGTGACGTAGATCGGTTCGGCTTTCCCCCACCACGGCCCGGGACGGAGGTGCGTCGCGACGGTGATGTTCGAAAACAGGACGTTCTCGATCGTGCCGCCGTCGCGGTGTTGGATCCCCAGCCCCCGATTCGAGCCGTGGACGACGCAGTTGTCGAACGTGCAGTGGCGAATATCGCCGCTCGTCTCGGAGCCGAACTTGATCGCACACGCGCTCGAGGCGAGCGTGCAGTTGGTGACGGTCACGCGCTCGCAGTCCCGTTCGCGGTCGGCGTGGGAAACGAGGGTGATCGCGTCGTCGCAGGACTCGATCGCGCAGTCCGCGATGCGGACGTTCCGGGAGTTGCCGATCGCGATGCCGTCGCAGTTCGGGATCCGCATGTGGTTGCGGATCGTCACGCCGCGCACGTCGACGTCCGCGCAGTCGTCGAAGCTGAGCGTCCAAGCGGGCATGTCCCGCAGCGTCACGTCCCGGATCGAGACGCCCTCGCAGTCGACGAAGTGGAGCATCGGTCCCGGTCGAAACGACGGCTTCGCCACCGGCCACTCGTCGAGCGTTCCCGATCGCTCGAGGTAGGCATCGCCCTGTCTGGCGCGGTGCGGCGCGTTCGAAACGAGCGGGTGGCCGTCGCTCTCGCCCGAGTGCTGGCGAATCGGCTCGTCCATGTCCATGATCTCGGTTCCGCGTCCGTCGATCGTCCCGTCGCCGACGATGGCACCGTTCTCGACGCCCTCCGCGAGTACGAACGGCCGCTCGCCGTCGGGACCGACGTGGCGGTCGACGTACGCCGACTTCGACTCGGCGGGGAGCAGCCGCGATCCCGCCTCGAGACGGAGCGTCACGTCGCTACGGAGTTGGACGGTCCCGAGGACGTACTCGCCGCTCGAGACGGTAACGGTACCGCCGCCGCCGTCGTGGCAGGCGTCGATCGCGCGCTGAAACCGTTCGGTTGCGAGGTCGTCCGCCGACCCCACTTTTCGATTCGATTCGGCGGCCGGTTCGATCCGAAACGACGCAGTCGGCTCTGTACGCTCGGTCATCTCGTCCGGTTCATCGCGCCGAACGGTATAAATACCTCCGCTCGCTCGAGACGGGGTGGAACGACCGATACGGACGCTTCTCCGGACGGTTTCCGAACGACAGCACGCGTTAGCGACCGAGCCAACGGTCTACCCAGTCGTAGGCGCTCGACCGGACATCGGCGGGGAACTCGTGGCCCCCGTCGAAAAACAGCGTCTCGAACCGCTCCGGAGCGCCGGCTTCGGCGTAGGCCGCGGACACGTCGCCGGCGAGGGCGCGGACGGACTCGGGTGGAAAGATGTCGTCCTCGGTGCCGTGGGTTACCAACAGCGGCGTCGGGGCGACGTCGGCTAGTACGTCCGCCGCGTCGCCGACGGTCAGCAGTCCGGGGACGTACAGCGCGAAATTGTGGGTGATCCGCTCGCGCTGGACGGCGGCGAGTTGCGCCGTGCCGCTGGAGACGACCGCGGCGGCGACGCGGTCGTCGAACCACGACAGCCACGCGGCCTCCTGGCCGCCCAGCGAATGACCGACGACGCCCAACGCATCGGGATCGGTCAGGTCGTGACCCTCGAGGACGTCGAGCGCGACGACGAGATCCGAGAGGTACTTCGCCTGCAGGGAGGAGCCACGCAGCAGGTAGTCCATCGCGACGAATTTCTCGTAATCGGCACCCGTCGGAGCCGCGCCGGTCGCGCGCTCGCGCTCGGACGGGCATCGGTCCTCGAAGCAGAGCAGATCCGGACAGCAGACGACGTGACCGCGCCGGCAGAGTTCGACGCCGTAGTGGTACGACTCCGTGTCGCTCAGACCGGACGGATCGGACTTGCCGACGCCGAACTCGCCCGCGTGCGGATGAACGGCGAGGATCCCGGGACGGTCGCCGTCGACGTCGTCGGGAACGAGCAGATACGCCCGAACTCGCTCCCCCGGTTCGACGTCGTACTCCAGAAGTCGACGTTCGAACCCGTCGGCAGCCGTAACCGAAACGGTCTCGACGGCCGGGTCGGGACGGTCGGGAATCGTCCCGAGACAATCGATAACCGCGTCGCGAGTGGTGTCCATACCGGCGCAATGAACGGGGGACCCTTAAGTTTCTCCGGTGGCCCTTCCCCTCCGCTGATCGTCTCACGAGGGGAACTTCTCTGCACGCCGAGCGAATAACCGGGTCGAAATCGGAACGGAGTGTCGTCTATAGGTACTCTTCGGGATCGGGACGGTCGTCCAGTTCGTCGTCGCGTAGGTACGCTCGGACGGCCGGAACGAACTGGTACCGCAGGTCGAAGTAGAACGAGACGAGCCCGTAGATCCAGAAGAAAAACAACACGACTGCGGAGACGATGAACAGCGCGCCCGCAGTCGTTACCATCGTTCACTCACCCCTGTATCTCTTCTTCGGACGAACCGACTGTGGCACCGGCGGTCGCCGGGTCGACGAGGCTGTGCGTGACCGCATCGCCCGTCGCGCCGTCGAAAACGTGGATGTTCTCCCGGTCGAAGACGACTTTGACCGACTCGTCCTCGCTAATCGCGGTTCCGGGATCGATGCTCACGAGCAACTGCTCGGCTCCGTCGCCCATGACCGACTCGCTCTCCGACCGTGTACCGTGTGGCTGCAGGTAGGCGTACGTCTGATCGCCCACCGGCTCGAGCACGTCGACGACGGCCTCGAACGACCGGCTCGGGTTCGCCGGATCGTCCTCGCTCGAGACGAGGTAGGCGTCCTCGGGCCTGATGCCGACGGTCACGTTCTCGCCGTCGTATTCGGAACCGAGCGCCTGTTCGATCTGGAAGTGCGTGAGGTCGATCACGCCGCCGGCGACGGTTCCGTCGAACAGGTTCATCGACGGACTGCCGATGAAGCTCGCGACGAATCGGTTTGCCGGTCGGTTGTAGCACTCGAGCGGCGGTGCACACTGCTGAAGGGTGCCCTGATTGATGATCGCGATGTGGTCCGCCATCGTCATCGCTTCCTCCTGGTCGTGGGTCACGTAGACGGTCGTGATACCCAGTTCCTTCTGGAGGCGCTGGATCTCGGTGCGCATGTGAACGCGCAGTTTCGCGTCGAGGTTGGCCAGGGGCTCGTCCATCAGGAACACTTCCGGCTCGCGGACGATCGCGCGGGCGATCCCGACGCGCTGTTGCTGTCCGCCGGAGAGTTCGTCGGGGTTGCGATCGAGCATTCCCTCGAGTTGGACGATCTTCGCGGCCTGTTCGACGCGCCTGTCGATCTCGTCTTTGTCGAAGTCCCGAAGGCGCAGCCCGAAGCTGATGTTGTCGTAGACATCCATGTGGGGGAACAGCGCGATGTTCTGGAAGACCATCGCGATGTCCCTGTCCTTCGGCGGTTCGTTCGTGACGTCCGCACCGGCGATCTCGATCGTTCCGTCGGAGGGCAGCGTCAGCCCCGAAATCATCTCGAGCGTCGTCGACTTCCCACAGCCCGATGGGCCGACGAGACAGAGGAACTCGCCGTCCTCGATCTCGAGGTTCATCTCGTCGACCGCGATTATGTCTTCGTACCGTTTGGTTGCGTCACGAAGGGTAACATTCCCCATAAGTTATCACTCCTTTAGTCCCCCGGACGTTAAGCCCTTTACGATGTGTTTCTGTGCGACGATGACGAGGAGCGCGACCGGGAGGATGCCGATAAGGCTCGCTGCCGCCATCATGTTCCACAGTTCGGTGTGCTGTTCCTGGAAGTTGAGGATGCCGTACACCAGCACGGCCCAGTTGCCCGGCTGACCGTCGGTCATCATGAACGAGAAGAAGAACTCCCGGTAGACGCCGATGAAGACGATGATCGCCGCCGTCGCGACGCCGGGCGCGGAGAGCGGGATGATGACCCGAAACAGCGCGCCCAGGCGCGTGGTGCCTTCGACGCGGGCCGCATCCTCGAGCCCGTCGGGGATCTGACTGTAGAAGGTCGTGAGGATGAAGATGGTGATCGGAAGGCTGAGCATAGTGAAGGGGAAGACCATCGCCCACGGCGTGTTGTAGAAGTCCGGCGTCATGAACGGACCGAACGTGAGCGTCCCCGTCAGCATCTCGAACAGCGGAATCAGGTAGGTGATCCCGGGGAAGTACGAGACGATGAGCAAGAGGAGCATCAGCGGCCCCTTGCCCCGGAACTCGACGCGACCGAACGCGTAGCCCGCGAGACTACCGATCACGAGACAGATGACGACGGTGATCGCGGCGATCACGATGCTGTTGAAGATGTAGAGGTGTAGCGGGTACTCCTGTAGGACCGTGAGGAACACCGAGGTGTTGAACCCCTCGGGCACGATACCCATGTCCCGAAGCGTTCCCTCCGGCGTCAATGCGAGGATGAACAGCCAGTAGAACGGAAACAGCGTGATCGTGATGAAACCGACGAGTCCGACGTAGAACAGGAGTCGGTACGAGTCGGTTGCGTTGTGGACGAGGAAGTCGACGATGCGTCCGGCGACGCCTCTCTTTTCCGTCGTATCGGCTGCGACTGGATTACTCATTCTCCCACCTCATCTCTGAACTGGACGAGGTAGACCATGACGATCCCCCCGATAATCACCGCGGTGATGAACGCGATCGCGGACGCCGTCGCCCACCGCTGCAGGCGGAACGTATCGACCACGAGGCACGTCAACGTCGGGACCGTGTTACAGCCCGCCGACGCCTCGACGATGCCGTAGATCTTCATCGAACTGATCGTGTAGAAGATCATGCCGATGAGCACGACGGGCTTGATCAGCGGCAACGTGATGAGACGGAACTGTTGCCACTTCGACGCCCCGGCGACTTTCGCCACGTCGTAGAGGCTCTGATCGATGCTCGCGAGCCCCGCCATGATGATCAAGGCGATGAACGGAATCTTTCGCCAGACGTCGACGAGGATGACCATCACCATCGAGTCCCGGCTGCTCACCAGCGGATTCTGCGATAGCAGCCCGAGGTCGTGCAGGGGGTCGACCAGGAAGCTGATCGACGGCTGGAACAGCAAGTAGAACATCATCCCCTGGATGACGATCGGAACCGCCCATGGAAGGATGACGATCATCCGGGCGAACGACCGCCCGCGGAACTCCTTGTTCAGGATGAGCGCCATTCCGAGCCCGAATCCCGTTCCGATCGTCACGCTGATGAGCGTGATGAGCAGCGTGACCACCAGCGCGCTCGAGAGCGGATCGCTGAGCGAGAAGAACGGATTGTTCAGGACGATGTTTGTATCGCCGTTGAGGATCGAAACGTAGGTGTTGATCCCGTCGAACGCGCCGATCGGGTCCTCGCCGTACAGATCGTCGGTGTGGAGCGAAACCCAGAACGTCCGCGCGAGCGGATAGAACGCGAGGATCGAGAGGACGATGATCATCGGCGCGATCAGCAGATAGCCGTACCTGTCCTCGTCTAACCGTTCGATCCGGTACAGTACGGGCGAGACTGCCCGTTGTATTGCCTCTTTCATTATGGTGCTCTCTATTTTCGGATTATATAGTAGTTCGTGTCTCGAGCGGAGGCGCGGTGTCGACGGTCGCGATCACCTCAGGCCTCCTTCTGTTCGATCGCTTCGACGTCTTCCTGTGCCGCTTCGACGGCTTCCTGGGGCGATTGCTCCTGGTTGAGACACGCGTAGAACTCGCTGGCGATCGAGTTGGACTGGGTGTCCCAGATCGGATTGATCGGATGCACCCACTGGTTCTCCGATTGTAGCTGCAGGGTGTCGAGGTATCGGCTCATGATGTCGACCTCCTGTGCCTGGTCGGACTCGAACAGTTCCGGCTTCGGTGGCGTCGAGCCCGTAAACTCGAAGATGTCGAGGTAGAACTGTTCGGACGTCATCACTTCGAGCAACTCGACGGCCGCCGCGAGGTTCTCGCTCTCCGGGTTGAGCGAGAGGTGCCAGCCGCCGAGCGTCGCGTTCGTGCCGCCGGTGCCGTTGTATTTCGCCTCGTCTTCGGAGACGCCGTACGGGAACGGCATCAGGCCGAGGTCCTCGCCGAAGTCCTCCTCGCCACCGAAGCTCGCGATCGCGAACGACCAGTTCCGGTGGAATACGGCGTCGCCGGCGCCGAACGATTCCATCGAAGGCGTCGTATCCCATCCCAGCGCTTCGGAGGGCAGGAAATCGCCGTCCATACCGTCGATGGCGTACTCGTCGTCCGAACCGTGCATGAACGTCCGCATCATGCGCAGCGTTTCGATAATCGGCTCGTCGTCGATCGTGATGGGACGGTCGCCGATGGGACCGTGCTGGTTCTCCATATCCCCGAAGTAGTTGCCGCCCATCGTGACGACCTTCTCGTAGCCGGTCTGATGGCCGATCGTCCGCTGGTTGAGCGTCGTCGTGTAGCCGTGCTCGACGTCGTTGGCCTCCACCGCGTCGCTCGCGACCTCGGCGAACCGTTCCCACGTCATCGGCTCGGTCGCCCAATTCTCGCCCTCGGGGTCGTATCCGGCGTTTTCGACGTAATCCTTGCGGTAGAGGATTGCCGGAATGTCGACGAACTGAGGCACCCCGTAGAGGCCGCCGTCCCAGCGCATCGAGTCGACCATCGTCTGGTGGTATCCGCTCTCGAGTTCGGCGAGTTTCTCGTCCGATAGCGCCTCGTTCAGGTCGACCAGCCACCCTCGCGGCGCGAACGCCGACGTGTACGCGAAGTTCGTCAGCATGATATCCGGCGTGGATCGACCGGCTTGCAGGATCTGCGTGTATCGATCCTGCTGATCGTCGGCTCCCCAGACGCCGGTCGAGAACTCGACCTCGATGTTCTCGTGAAGGCCCGCGTCTCGC contains:
- a CDS encoding carbohydrate ABC transporter permease, coding for MKEAIQRAVSPVLYRIERLDEDRYGYLLIAPMIIVLSILAFYPLARTFWVSLHTDDLYGEDPIGAFDGINTYVSILNGDTNIVLNNPFFSLSDPLSSALVVTLLITLISVTIGTGFGLGMALILNKEFRGRSFARMIVILPWAVPIVIQGMMFYLLFQPSISFLVDPLHDLGLLSQNPLVSSRDSMVMVILVDVWRKIPFIALIIMAGLASIDQSLYDVAKVAGASKWQQFRLITLPLIKPVVLIGMIFYTISSMKIYGIVEASAGCNTVPTLTCLVVDTFRLQRWATASAIAFITAVIIGGIVMVYLVQFRDEVGE
- a CDS encoding extracellular solute-binding protein; translated protein: MRAESIVSRRQVLSAAGAAGIIGTAGCISDDSDDSVDIGDYDGEEVTLEYATAPLFGDIEDELKQSMRDAGLHENIEVEFSTGVWGADDQQDRYTQILQAGRSTPDIMLTNFAYTSAFAPRGWLVDLNEALSDEKLAELESGYHQTMVDSMRWDGGLYGVPQFVDIPAILYRKDYVENAGYDPEGENWATEPMTWERFAEVASDAVEANDVEHGYTTTLNQRTIGHQTGYEKVVTMGGNYFGDMENQHGPIGDRPITIDDEPIIETLRMMRTFMHGSDDEYAIDGMDGDFLPSEALGWDTTPSMESFGAGDAVFHRNWSFAIASFGGEEDFGEDLGLMPFPYGVSEDEAKYNGTGGTNATLGGWHLSLNPESENLAAAVELLEVMTSEQFYLDIFEFTGSTPPKPELFESDQAQEVDIMSRYLDTLQLQSENQWVHPINPIWDTQSNSIASEFYACLNQEQSPQEAVEAAQEDVEAIEQKEA
- a CDS encoding LUD domain-containing protein; amino-acid sequence: MATQLDTFETNLETVRTDVTRTTPAAFQETLAGVIDHPAVGASLPFEEVTLEGTDVTLEPTPDQLREATCGVTAAALGVADYGSVVLESTPAGAELAGLFPDRHVIVVRERDLVPDMAAAFERLGDRFRDGRDDAVLATGPSATADMGALVYGVHGPRETHAIVLEDNGE
- a CDS encoding ABC transporter ATP-binding protein → MGNVTLRDATKRYEDIIAVDEMNLEIEDGEFLCLVGPSGCGKSTTLEMISGLTLPSDGTIEIAGADVTNEPPKDRDIAMVFQNIALFPHMDVYDNISFGLRLRDFDKDEIDRRVEQAAKIVQLEGMLDRNPDELSGGQQQRVGIARAIVREPEVFLMDEPLANLDAKLRVHMRTEIQRLQKELGITTVYVTHDQEEAMTMADHIAIINQGTLQQCAPPLECYNRPANRFVASFIGSPSMNLFDGTVAGGVIDLTHFQIEQALGSEYDGENVTVGIRPEDAYLVSSEDDPANPSRSFEAVVDVLEPVGDQTYAYLQPHGTRSESESVMGDGAEQLLVSIDPGTAISEDESVKVVFDRENIHVFDGATGDAVTHSLVDPATAGATVGSSEEEIQG
- a CDS encoding glycoside hydrolase family 28 protein; the encoded protein is MTERTEPTASFRIEPAAESNRKVGSADDLATERFQRAIDACHDGGGGTVTVSSGEYVLGTVQLRSDVTLRLEAGSRLLPAESKSAYVDRHVGPDGERPFVLAEGVENGAIVGDGTIDGRGTEIMDMDEPIRQHSGESDGHPLVSNAPHRARQGDAYLERSGTLDEWPVAKPSFRPGPMLHFVDCEGVSIRDVTLRDMPAWTLSFDDCADVDVRGVTIRNHMRIPNCDGIAIGNSRNVRIADCAIESCDDAITLVSHADRERDCERVTVTNCTLASSACAIKFGSETSGDIRHCTFDNCVVHGSNRGLGIQHRDGGTIENVLFSNITVATHLRPGPWWGKAEPIYVTSVPRDEDTDLGAVRNIRFTNIAADAENGALVYGHADSTLERIRLDSISLSIDGSRHAAAVGGNVDLQPTAVMAPIYEDAISGIHFERVTDVELCDVTLEWADDVPAYFAHGVRCVDVDELVIDGVTGRQAQLGSPESGDGDETNGDEADAAGPAAIVLEGTTRSTIRNCRAAPGTERFLSTSGSADDRLFATNDLTDATIPIEGDSEHSTVGNVPPL
- a CDS encoding carbohydrate ABC transporter permease, which produces MSNPVAADTTEKRGVAGRIVDFLVHNATDSYRLLFYVGLVGFITITLFPFYWLFILALTPEGTLRDMGIVPEGFNTSVFLTVLQEYPLHLYIFNSIVIAAITVVICLVIGSLAGYAFGRVEFRGKGPLMLLLLIVSYFPGITYLIPLFEMLTGTLTFGPFMTPDFYNTPWAMVFPFTMLSLPITIFILTTFYSQIPDGLEDAARVEGTTRLGALFRVIIPLSAPGVATAAIIVFIGVYREFFFSFMMTDGQPGNWAVLVYGILNFQEQHTELWNMMAAASLIGILPVALLVIVAQKHIVKGLTSGGLKE
- a CDS encoding alpha/beta hydrolase family protein — its product is MDTTRDAVIDCLGTIPDRPDPAVETVSVTAADGFERRLLEYDVEPGERVRAYLLVPDDVDGDRPGILAVHPHAGEFGVGKSDPSGLSDTESYHYGVELCRRGHVVCCPDLLCFEDRCPSERERATGAAPTGADYEKFVAMDYLLRGSSLQAKYLSDLVVALDVLEGHDLTDPDALGVVGHSLGGQEAAWLSWFDDRVAAAVVSSGTAQLAAVQRERITHNFALYVPGLLTVGDAADVLADVAPTPLLVTHGTEDDIFPPESVRALAGDVSAAYAEAGAPERFETLFFDGGHEFPADVRSSAYDWVDRWLGR